The DNA region TGATAGGCATCTCGTAGAAGAGGACAGTGAAGACACCCTTCTTCATCTCACCAGCATACTCGGTACCGAGGATGACCATCTCTTTCTCGGCGAAGTTGATGGCGACCGAGGTGCCCGAGGTCATGCCCTCGGTGTATCTGTTGGCGGGGAAGGAGCCGGCATTGTAGATGGTATAATCGGGGTGGAAGtgctcgagctcctcgcggGGAGGGCGGATAAGCATGTTCCTCATGAACAAGGCATGGTAGGCGCGAGCGCAGATGACACGAACGCGAATGCGATACTTCTCATCCCAGCCGGCGTAACCGTCAACGACGTAGATGCGATTTCTCGTGTTGAGGTAGTCGATGGCACGCTCGCGGTTGATCTTCCAGACCTATAGTCTCACATGTCAGCGAATGCCCGATGAGTGGTCGAAGCCGGGTGCAGAAGCGGGTCCGGGCGCCGGAAAAAATAGGAATGCGGAGCGGCCAAGCAttgcgggggggggggaagcagTGACAGGGGCGAGCAAAGGGGGTTTAGCTCGACTCGCACCAATTAATGCGGGGCCGGCAGTCCCTCTTTTCTCGGGTcaggaaaggaaaggggggatGCGGTGGAGGGGCTGCAGCAACATGACGACACTTCTGCCAAGTTGTAAAGCGCGCCGAGAGAACGCAGCACTGCGTAAGGGGGACGAGGGGAGGGCAAGGAAACATTGGGTGAAAGAATCTCGATGAGACCCTCTCTCCACACGTGCCAATGCGCCATCAACTCTCGCTATTCTGCCGGAAGGACCAAGGGAAGTTGGATCATTGCACAGAGCGTCGCAGTGCCGATCTGAAACATGACGTATTCGTCGACTGCAAAGCCCTCGACAAGTTTGAGTTTTCTCTTGTCGTGCCAACTCAGTTTTGGACCAAGCTGACAAGACGAGAAAACCAAGACAGCTCGAAGCGGCTTTGTGTCAAAGAAATGGTCGTGTGACAGAGGGGGTGTGCTCATGCTCTGCTCATGCCTGTGTTTGTGTCTGGGGAATGCGGCTTCTgctggctgggctgggctgggctgacGAAACACAAAGAGCCGACGGCAAGCGTACCGACTCGGGCTGTACCATGACTCGATTCGGAGGGCTGGTGTAGTTTCTCTTACCTCGGGTGACATGGGCTTGTTAACGGGACCCCACCTGGAAATTGCAAAGGTTAGCAAATGGTTACGCATTCAAAGGTCAGCGGCCAGCCATGCAGCTGCGCATGCCCAAGACCAAGTGTGTCACGTGTGGGCTCTGTGGGGGGACCAGAGAGGAAGACTGAAACTCACCAGATATCGTTCTTGGAActgtcctcctcgacaaTTCGCTTGTCGAGGGGGGAGCGACCTGTCTTCTTTCCAGAGTAGGCAGTCAAGGCACCGCTTGATGTGATGGCGGAACCGGTCTCGTAGACGAGGGCATCTTCGTAGAGAGCGGGGACGGAGGCGTTGGGAATCTGGACACATAGTTAGACAAGTGTCCCCCATACAACCTTCGTCTGCAGTATCTACGTACAATGGCAACTCGGTCGTAATCAATGTGTGCGGTCTCATGAAGCTCCTCCTCTGTTTTCAATGGTTAGATATGTTCGTGGCGCTCGAAATTTCACCGTCGCAAAGGATCTGCTCgcgaaggaggaggctagCCATACCGAGCTCGGTATGCTCCTGGTGGGGACTATAGGTGGAATGTTAGCCCCGGGTCTTCACGATTCAAGCCCAAAAGATTGGCTCGGGAGGAATCAACGTACGCAACACCACTGGGGTGGAGAGGGGTCTTGTTGACGTTGCTAGCGATCACTGTGACGGCGGCCATGTTAGCTACTGGATGATGTTTCCAAGCCGGACGAACATTGGGTGCTGTGTCGGGGTTATATATAATGGGAACAGAGGGTCAAGACGGAAACAGAGTTTGTGTCAAAGTGTAAGATGTTGGGCTGAGGGGACGGAATATGACCAAGGGAGTAGATGAGTATGGGGGAGAGGACGAACTCTTGCGTAAATCTGCCTGGGTTCCTTCGTGGAGAATCTGCGACTTGGGGCCTTTTACTGCTGGATCAGTGTAGGGAGAAGAAGTTCTATGGACGGGATCCTTCATGGTTATAAAGAATTGAGAAGACACCGGTTTGCTGCTTGGAGATCGGGTGAAGATGGCTTGGGTCAAGGCTTGGACGGGCTTGTGGTTCTCGTCCGCATTCAGGGATTGCAAAGGAATCGTATCCACCTTCTTGATGGAGTGCGGGCACTATGGAgcaaagagaaagaagggaGTAAACGGAGTGAGAGTACAAGGTGTAGACAGGGCTGCTTCTTGGCTTGGTCTGAGCCGGGACCGAGGATAGAAGGGCCAGAACGGGGTCTCCCACTTATAAGAACGGGCGCCGCGTGTGGAGTCGCGGGGGCGAGGGTAGCGATGTAACTGGACaggttgctgttgctgcacGCTTCACGATATTATCTCGGGTTCGGAGGAGGGGTGTATATCCTTGTTGCGGGTTCGGGATAGAGGAGGCAGATGGACAGAATCGGGAAGAGTCGAACTTGTTGCTTGTCACTTTCGACACTCTGGGCTTGGGCCGGACACCAATGCAGTACGTACACTGCGTCAGTGAAAAGGTGTGGAGGGGTACCCAGGGGAaacggggggaggggtagGTGGGCGTGTGGGCAGTGCAGGGGAATAAAAGAAATAACAAAAAATAAAACAACCCAAAAGGGAAATAATAGAGACTTGGTGCGAGGTGTAGAGCATTCTGGGATTGCCTCATCGTCCTAAGATAACGAGGGCCCGACCCTGTCTGTCGCTAGTTTTCGGGTCTTGATATCGCGGGGCCAGGAGGTCGGAAGCGAGAAAGGAGACGAATTGATAGGTAACTGCCATTTGGGTAGGAACTGGGGACTGGTTCCAGCGAACTGAGCAATGGCAGCATGGCGAGGCGGGGGGGACAAACAACGACTTGACATTGATtacccccccctctctctctctctgcctctcacACTCTGTCTGATGGAAGCGCATACTCTCAGTACTCAGAGTCTCGATCTGCATCCACATccacccccctctcttccaaGGCGGCCTCCCCACAATCTGCAGGCTTGCTCCGTCTGCCTCCGTTACGTCGGCTTGGTTCTCCCGAATCCTGGCTAACTTACCTCATCTTTTGTTTCCGTCGCGACTCGaagccgcccgcccgccttcCCAGTACGTAACATGCAACTTTGCGCACGCACTCTCTTCCCGCATTTCTGCCAGATTTTTGCGGAACCCCAGTTACAGATTGCCCCATCGTGATTAGACGATTCTTTGGGCGTCCCGTTTGGCGAAGGTACTTGCAGGTACTAAGGTTCcggaggagaaagaagagtTCGGGCGGCCTCCGGGGCGTTCTTTTGTcatcgagcttctcgagtTTCAGGAAATGACGAATCCCAAAATGGGCAATCAATGTACGCGCAGCAGAAATGCTATCGTTCCACCAGCACCTACTGCGTCACCCTAGGCGACGGTTTGGTCGTGTCGTAACCCGTAAGCTCGTCATTAGCCCGTGTTGCTGGCCTTGCACATGCAGCCGAACTGACAAACCGTGAAGATGAATTATCCCATCTCTCGCCCGGCCTCCTCATGCCTGCTCCCTCAGGACCAAATCCACCGCGACCGAGAGTACGAAACGTAGACAGGCTCAGCACCCAACTGACTTTTCCCCTCGTTGTCCTGTTTGACTCGCGGCCGAGTCAGCCTCTAACCACGCTCTGCTCAGGTTAGAGCATCTGGACGAACAAAAGAATCGAGGCTGAAGTATCAAGTGCCCGTTCCGTGCCGTACCTGACcggagacgacgagacgacgCACATATCTGCTGCCCCTCGTCTTGGGTAAGGTGGGTGAGGAGTATGTCGACTCACCCCTGCGTCTCGTTATTATGTATCACCGCAGTGCCTTGCCTTGCATTCTGTGTGCTGTATATACGATGTATGAGGGATGGTGCCTACAGGTAGTAGGTGACTAGTTTATACTACCTTAGACCCCCGCCCCCGATCCCCTCCCATCCCACTTCAGCCCAACCCCAAACCCGGAAGCAAGCCAAGACTTCAAGACAGCACAGCTCTTGACAAGGAGCAAGTGGGTGAGTTCCCTTTCGGTCTGATCTTATGGACTGCGATATTGCAAATGTTGCCGCGCGCTTTTCCCGCTACAAGTTTGCTGCCGATCCGCCTTATCAGCGTGTCGTCCTgccctttcctttcctttcgGGAATCTTGCGTTTCGTCTGGTCCGACACTTGCAACTGGAGGGGACCAGCGCTTCTAACAAAAGTCTAACCTGCGGGCTTCTGCGCCCCTGTGATGGCTCTTTGAACCCTCTCTGTCTTTTGCTGTTTTGCTGCAAGTCCAGATAGCGTTCCCTTGCCCCCCTCCGCTGTTCTAGTTTCGGCTCTTCTGGGCGGCAAACAACAACCTCGTCGCAATTCGTCGGGGCAGAAAGAACAGCCTGAAACGGCGTCTACGATAATGTTTAGGAACAAGATCCAAAGTCGATGCTGGCTTTCTCGCCTTCGTCGTGAACCCAGCCCCGCCAACGCATCGCGGCAATGCAATGCGAGAGAACAAAATACCATGCGCTCCCCAGCCTGTTACACGCACCCCTTTCAACTAAAAAGCCCTGTTCTTCATCGGGCTTTCACGGGAAGGAAACGCACACGGAAAGCCGACTAAAACGACCGGAGCTGTGCTTGGGTACTAACTGCAGAAGACTTCGCAGGGGAGTGGGAATGACCCCCCTTGACAATCTTGCAGGAGAGATGACGTTCGGCTGCTGGATcgaagagagggaggaccGCTCCATTTGTGCATGTACCTCACTTGCCTTTGCTCAGGTACCTACAGGTACCTGTCTACAGACCTACCCGGGGGTGGCTCTGTGCCCCTCTACGAGTTTCTTCAAGTAGCCGAGCGGCTCCATTCTAGAGCAGGCTACCCCGCGCCCCACCGTCCTCTGTCCAATCAGCGCTGCTAGCCGTGCAAAGAGGCTCGCTCCCAACTTCGTGTTCCGACATTTTCCGGAGCTCACAATTCCAACTTCCCTCTATCTGTTCGATTGTATCATCGCTGAGAGACGGGAAGATAGGAAAGCGTGCGGAATTTTACAATAGCCAATACAGTTATTGTTCAGTCAAACACGCCCACGCACTCGATGTTAAGACAGGGGCTCCGAAGCCCACTTTGGCTGAACATTGATCCATTGTCGTGCTATTTGCTACCAGCCCGAGCCGGCCCGGGGGTAAGGGGGGAAAGGTAAGTTTTTTCCCCAGGTAGATTTACGAAAAAGACATGCCTGCGTTCCTTCCTTCGCTTTGACGATGATTGTCATTACGTACACGACCCTCGTCTCGGAAGCACATGTGACTGCCACAAAACCTCGAAAAATCAATCAAGAGAGTCACCGACTCACTCAGCTTGCGCAGGCGCAGGCTGTCATGGGGTCAGCATGTCACTTGACCGGGCACGTTCAGTGTTCACCACGTTTTCCGGGGTAAAGATCGAGAATACGAGATTGCAGCGTCCTGTGGACTGGCCTGGCCAGAGACACAAAGAGGCACAACGGTCTACGTACTGCTCTCAACCCACCACACGAATTTGAGCGTCTCGGGATAGCCGTATTGGTATTACACACATTGAGACAATGCGAACGAAAAGGAGTCATTTGGTACGAACGTGAACTGGGACGCCTCCGTTAGGCCGGGTTCCCCTCGGCTCCGCTCCACTGCACCCGTCGATTGCCGTGGCCCGTCATATCTCGGCTCCACACAGCTTGGCTTCCATggaaggtaggtaggtaggtacctaggttTTCGTACCTTTCCATGTCCGGAACGAATGAACTTGACTTGGACGCAGGACCCTCTTGCTAGCTCACGCGAGAATATCTCGGAACATCCCGCCTGTGCTGGGTACACCCTTATCACCCTCTCAACTTTCATCACTGCTTCCCCGAGAACGCCCTTATCATCGGGATAACTCGGAAGGCCCAACATGTTCAGGCAGTCACTTCGCAATCCGACCGACAATCCTGATTGCTGCCGTCTCGACCCGCTCACACATGTTCAGGGTCAAAACGTGAAGCCATCGTCATGCGAATGTCTTGTAGGGTTTGAGATTGATTTTTGGTTTTAGATCCATCTTCCTATCCTCCTGCGAAATGCACCAGCGGTCGGTCCTGTCATGCCGAGTCTGTCGTGTCGTGGCCCGTCCGTGTCACGGCAATGCCGCCTTCACCCCAtgacgtcgccctcgccctgtCCTCTTTTTACACCATTCAAGCCTATCTTTATGCATGCTGGCTGTGGTCCAGAAGATATTCATTCTTCCCCGTCACCCCTGCTGAGCAAATACTTATCTCTAAGACACTCAGCTCGATCCTCCCGTCCTGAGTCGGCTCTATGGTTTCGCGTCATCTGGTTTCGATTAAGACGTTTCATCAGTGATCAGCTTCGTGATCTTGCCAATGGCAATGGTTTGTCCCTATCCCTATGTGTTAGCCAACAGGTAAGCAATAGTGGACCCGCCGCAGCGAAACGAACCTGGTCTCTGAGGGTGAAGCGACCCATTTGCGGGTAGTCCTCG from Colletotrichum higginsianum IMI 349063 chromosome 4, whole genome shotgun sequence includes:
- a CDS encoding phosphoenolpyruvate carboxykinase, producing MKDPVHRTSSPYTDPAVKGPKSQILHEGTQADLRKTPNVRPAWKHHPVANMAAVTVIASNVNKTPLHPSGVAPHQEHTELGMASLLLREQILCDEEELHETAHIDYDRVAIIPNASVPALYEDALVYETGSAITSSGALTAYSGKKTGRSPLDKRIVEEDSSKNDIWWGPVNKPMSPEVRETTPALRIESWYSPSRYACRRLFVFRQPSPAQPAEAAFPRHKHRHEQSMSTPPLSHDHFFDTKPLRAVLVFSSCQLGPKLSWHDKRKLKLVEGFAVDEYVMFQIGTATLCAMIQLPLVWKINRERAIDYLNTRNRIYVVDGYAGWDEKYRIRVRVICARAYHALFMRNMLIRPPREELEHFHPDYTIYNAGSFPANRYTEGMTSGTSVAINFAEKEMVILGTEYAGEMKKGVFTVLFYEMPIKHNVLTLHSSANEGKNGDVTLFFGLSGTGKTTLSADPQRALIGDDEHCWSDRGVFNIEGGCYAKTIGLSAEKEPDIYGAIRFGSVLENVVFDPETRVVDYDDCTLTENTRCAYPIEYISNAKIPCRSDSHPTNIILLTCDARGVLPPISKLDRSQTMFHFISGYTSKMAGTEDGVTEPQATFSSCFAQPFLALHPMRYAKMLADKIEHHNANAWLLNTGWVGAGAAHGGKRCPLKYTRAILDAIHSGELAKVEYENYEVFNLQVPKTCPGVPDELLNPKAAWTAGNDSFETEVKKLGTLFNENFQKYASEATEEVVKAGPVV